In Pseudorasbora parva isolate DD20220531a chromosome 9, ASM2467924v1, whole genome shotgun sequence, the sequence tacgactgattgttgtcttATGGACAGAGTCTCACACCTCAGCTGTAggtctctgcagttcatccagagtgatcatgggcctcttcgCTGCATCTccgatcagtcttctccttgtatgagctgaaagtttagagggacggccaggtcttggtagatttgcagtggtctgatactccttccatttcaatattatcgcttgcacagtgctccttgggatgtttaaagcttgggaaatctttttgtatcccaatccggctttaaacttctccacaacagtatcttggacctgcctggtgtgttccttgttcttcatgatgctctctgcgctttaaacggacctctgagactatcacagtgcaggtgcatttatacggagacttgattacacacaggtggagtctatttatcatcattagtcatttaggtcaacattggatcattcagagatcttcactgaacttctggagagagtttgctgcactgaaagtaaaggggctgaataattttgcacgcccaatttttcagtttttgatttgttaaaaaagtttgaaatatccaataaatttcattccacttcatgattgtgtcccacttgttgttgattcttcacaaaaaattacagttttatatctttacgttggaagcctgaaatgtggcaaaaggttgcaaatttcaagggggccggatactttcgcaaggcactgtatgtgtgtgtatatatatatatttctgtatAATTTTGTGTATGAATATTAATAGCAACATTTAATTATAGTACTTAAATCttgatattaatatttgtacaagaaaaaaaatattttacactatttttcaaaagtttgatgtttttgaaagaagtctcttatggtcaccaaggctgcatttatttaattagaaatacagtaaaaactataataaatgggaaattttacaatttaaaataactgtgttctatttaaatatatttaaaaatgtaatatattcctgtgatgtcaaagctgaattttcaacattattactccagtcttcagtgtcacatgatccttcggaAATCATTTAATATGAtcatttgctgctcaagaaacatgacttattatcatcatcaatgttgaaaacggtTATGCTTCTGAATATTATTTGTGGAAACCATAAtgcatttttcaggattctttgctAAATAGATAaacagcagcatttatttgaaatagaaatcttctgttaaacattttaaatgcctttactgtcacttttgttcaattaaaatcttactgaccccaaacttttgaatggtattgatatttattctaaaaaaaaattcaaaacattCATTTCAACAGGAGATGATCTCCCAGAATGCAGTACCTGCGCCCCCTGCTGGTATAATTTCTGTATTGTTTCCAAAGGCAGCTTGAACGAAGCTCTTCACCTTGCccgagtgagagcgtgagacgATCACCTTAGGAGAGTTTGTGTTGTAAGAAGCACGAGGTGCCACATTGGATCCTTCTCCCACAAAACCCCATGCTGAGAACGAGAGAGCATGTTTGAGCGTCACAGTATGAATCCATTAAAACAGAACATTCAGAACAGTGTAATAATGACTTTACTGCCCTTATAGACAATAATAAACTACTGTAACTGCCTCTGAACACAGCATTGTCAAACATTCCTCTGAACACAGCATTGTCAAAATGGTTCCTGGAACCTGTATCCAAAGCCACCAGGTAATCTGGTTTTGAATAGGTCAGTAAAGCTAAAATAAACACACCTGTGTACCCAGTGAAGGGTTTGTGGATCACACCTATAACAGGATTGCCATCCACAGCCACACACACCATGGTGGTGACATACTTCCGTAGATCTTCTGTTAAAAGCACAAACAGGATTTACATCCTGGTACAGCACTTAAAACTGTTCCGCCTATTACAACTGCAGAACTTACACAATAAAACTACAAATCCTACATAGATAACCAACACAAATAAAATGGCAATTCaagattataattttattcctctTTTTGGTGatatgatttataaataaagaGTCGCACCAGACCTGTGTATTCCTGAGTGGCGTCCAGTGGATCAATCCACACCGTGATTTTGTCTGCAGGAACCTCCTTCCCCTCGGGGATCTTGGCCAGGATTTCTTCAGGGACGACACGTGTCCACAAAGTGGCCTCACCCTCTGCGTTCGCATGTTCTTCTGAGTTCACCTGCAAACATAGGAAAGAAAACCACACGTTGAAAAACATTTACACAGTGATTTCTGTTACTTAACTTGGTGCTAAACACTGAAAAAGTAATAGTTCAGGGGTCTGCAGTGTGAGCATTTCAGCCGCATTTACAACATTCTGTCGGATCTTTTACTCATACCGAAAATGTCCGGTAGTCAGGGCCGTCCTTGAGGCGGTGCAACTGGTGCGACTAAGACTACACGCGaaacaaacatattttacaATGTTATTTATATTCAGGTGTTGTGCCGAATTTTGACCCCCCTGCCAAATTGTTACCCCCCTTTGAAGTTGCTACTTCAAGTTGAAACTGAACACCTGTTCTGGATGCTGATTAGTTCAAAGTTACATGTGCAATGCAGAACTCCCATCACGTTACATTTGTTGCATAGCATTGTTTTACAGGGATCTTTTAATGGATGAATggtatttaaaatgttgtgtttaAAAAGAAATAGAGTGATAATctttttcttccctattgtggcATATATGCGAGTAAAATTGCTtttcaaacaagaaaaaaaatgtaaggtgggacttgattttgtaaATCAGgatttgattggatggttggatGTGAGTGACAAGTTGTCCACCCCTTGTGTCAGTAAACAAGTCTTCAGAGAAGAGATGAATAAAATAAGcgcattaataaataaaaaaataatagagGAATATTCCAtatagggctgtgcaatattgacgtaaaatgcgatatgcaatatgttgttaaataatgtgatattcaatatgcgatattgctattagtgtgtaaaatctatttaaattatattacaaaaaaaatattcttaaaaaaCTTACTGAGAATGATACCATTTGTTTGACATTTATTCTGGGAACAGGAaacatcgctacaacttcttaaagtgaccagcagtgttttagcaaaaagttctgtttaaaaaatgagtgtgtgtattTGGTAGTTCGAGTGCGTAACAAAACACGAAACAGAACTGAAAGGATCACATGCTTTTTCATAGGTATGCACGTTtcggtgtgtgtcagacagcagaCTGACATTAGTATAATAAACTCTTTCTAacgtcaagcaagtcacataagtaacaggagttgtgtgcccagtctattctcggCTATATACCGAACTAAAacatacacttttcacaatgttgaagtaccctattaaaatcattcagatactGCGTcccgttgcgatatgcatatcaCGATacgtacatttgcgatatttcgatatattacACAGCCCTAattccataaaaaaataagactTGCCTAATTTGATTTTAACCTTCTGTGGCTACATAGTGAAAGATACACTGTATATTTAAAGGGCATGCTATATTGCTACATTCATTATGAGTTAACACTAGCACAATGAGTCACTGTACTGGTGTAAACTCATAATGAATGTAGCATTGACTATATTAACTGTGTACCTTGAGCGGATTATGGTTACCACGACATTTTTATACAGTCCATCCTCGAGCACAGATCACCTGTACCTGTATATAAGGATAGGTGTTCTTGACCAGATAGAACATCTTGCGGTGGGAGTTCAGATCACCCAGCGTGAGCTTTTCACTGACACCTTCTTTTGTGTTGCCCTTCGACTTCTCCTCCAGCGTGTTGTCCTCCCGGATCCTCTTCACCTCCCGTCCGCCCTGCACCGCAGCCTCCATGGACAGCGCGAGAAGGTCTCTCAGATCCACAGTCGACTTCTGCCTGAACGAGGAGAATCTACTGGATAAAACTCCCGCGTATAGGTGATAGATGACACCGACTCCAAGTATGCAGAACACGGCTATGCCGAGCGGCGACAGCCGGATACCCATCGGAGCCATCGCAATAACGGACGTGCGAGTGAAGCCAGTGAATATGAGAACAGGACAACGGCTGTACTAGACGTGCTCCTTTTTAGTGAGCATTTGCACGCTAAATTGAACACAATTAGAACACAAGCGATCACAATGCTAATCAAAAGTTATTTCCTCCACCGGCGAAGTCTAAGGTCGAGCGAAAGCTTCTTCAtcggtttttagtatatttcgCCACAGACTTATTACAAATGTCTGCTTTCTCACAGTAACGGATCCATCACTGACAGCAAGTAATATACTGACTGTCTGTTCCACGTCCACTGCTGTGCCAAGCAGGGCCGAACTGACACTTCGTTTTTCTTCCAGGTCAGGAAGAACCAGAACCAGTGTGTGTTCAGCACGATAGAGCGCCCTCTACGGCTTCAGCGTCACAATCACAATCACAATCCGAATATGAATGCACGACCcatacatatttaattaattaattatttaattaaccaCTTATGGTGTTTGGTACGGGGTCAATATGACccatattgaaaataaatgggaaaataaaaatgttttttatatttcatttgaaCATGTAGGCTACATACAAAAATAAAGGCCTGGTACTAGAGCACAAATGCAAtgttttttggttttatttacttaaaaaaaaatattatattgaataattatatttattatttaaataacattacaattaTTGTCTTTTAGTGGTAACTTATGTGGCattaatgcaaaaataaaaataaaatgttcaaaaatcgGTTCTTTAAAAGACTTTGAACAACAAGTATATTAAAAACTTCTACACAATAatgattttatgtattttaccCCTAGGGGGGTCCGGGGGTATGCTCCCCCAggacattttgtgtgtgtgtgtgtgtgtgtgtgtgtgtgtgtgtgtgtgtgtgtgtgtgtgtgtgtgtgtgtgtgtgtgtgtgtgtgtgtgtgtaaaagaaaTCATTAAAAGGAACTTTCTGGAGAGCTTTGTGCAAAGAAATGGAGAAATTGAGTCTTACATGATATGTGAAAAACTGCTAGGTtaagagcatatgctttgcaagTTTACAGTGTTGTAGTATCAACAGGTAGCGACATCTAGCATCCATTTACATTAGGCTACTGTTAATTAGTCATCACTTGTATTACCTTACGTTATAGTGACCCATACAATGTTCCAAACATAATATGCACACTATCAACTTGCAATTAAAAAGATTTATTGTTTCATAGCAACGTTTCGATCTTGGGATCTTCCTCCTTTCCTGAGGAAGATCGCAAGATCGAAACGTTGCTATGAAACAATAAATCTTTTTAATTGCAAGTTGATAGTGTGCGGGACTTCTCCTTTTCAATTGATGATAATAGGACTTATTTGTCCTGCTCTCCTACGCACCTATCACACACAGGTGTGCAACGTTTATGTGATTGATCCAAACATAATATGCCACATGAAGAGACAGTGCAGCATATGACAGTAGCAACAGCTGAAaagattttaattatatttaatatttataagaCGGGAGTACACTTTCCTGTAGTCTGGCGTAAAATGTGTCTTATACTTTCATTTTTTGGCACTCTCCGTCTGCCATGGCACTACTTTTTCTAGATATATGTTGGATATATTATAGccaagaaatctagacgcaccctagtggcagcaaatctaatctaccCGCGAGTGtcctctagcaactctcaatacacttcttagctgtaaatgccaaactTTGGTAGGGCCAATCACaatgtgtatagagtcggtgggcggggcttaacataagaGACAGTagacacagaaactggcgaacggcagtctttcgaatcagctttgaccgcgactctggacgACTtgaagcttttctctgagaaaagaacaaagaacggcactgaagacattcttaagaaggaaagatgtgtttccaaaagagttttgccgaccggatacggcgaaagtttaatctgtcaactagctctggttggttgtagcgctatccaactGCATGCTCGCCGTGcaaagggagtttgaaagacaactgtttatcccgcccctcgaatTGAGCTCTGtgaatggtgagtttccagaccaaacatcttgatgtgggtctggcttgtcaggctagatatATTACATTACACTGAACTAATTCTTTCGGTTTGGGAGAAGACataaaagcccgcccacactgaCAATTTAACTTACCGAAACAGGCCAATAAGGATGCTGTCTGTCTTACATGAGCTTCAGGAGGCACACGCActagtacacacacacaaggtcTCTCGCTCCCCTCCCTCTCTGCGCGCTAAATGATTTGAATATCTTGTCTCGCATGTGCGCGTGGTTCTGGTGTCTCTCTTGTCTCGCATGCGCGCATCGCTCTAGATTCTGGGAGATTTTAACTAATTTGCGGGCATCAGGGAGCCGCCCGCTATCAGTATGCGGGAGACTCGTGATGTCTGCACTAAGCAACTGACTGCAGGCACATCAGGACACAAATGAGCAGGCTTATGTGCCGGGGATGAGCCCTGGAGAGCCCTGGCCCAATTTaactaaattatatataaaggtgttcaaatacttttaCTGTATACAGTGAGGataataagtatttgaacaccctgctattttgcaagttcttccactaagaaatcatggaggggtctgaaattgtcatcgtaggtgcatatccactgtgagagacataatctaaaaaataaaaaagaatccAGAAATCACTATGTTTttgaactatttatttgtatgatacagctgcaaataagtatttgaacacccaagaaaatcaatgttaatatttggtacagtagcctttgtttgtaattacagaggtcaaacatttcctgtattctttcaccaggtttgcaaactgcaggagggattttggcccactcctccacacagatcttctctagatcagtcaggtttctggcctgtcgctgagaaacacggagtttgagctccctccaaagagtCTCTactgggtttaggtctggagactggctaggccacaccaGAACCATGATAGGCTTCTTACaaagccactccttggttatcgtGGCTGTTTGttcaggtcattgtcatgtAGGAAGACCCAGCCTTGACCCATCTTTAATgttctaactgagggaaggaggttgttccctaAAATCTCCCAATACATGGCCccagtcatcctctccttaatttGCAGTCGCCCTGTTACATGTAtgaagcatgatgctaccactctcaggcttcacagtagggatggtgttcttgggatggtacttatcattcttcttcctccaaacacatttagtggaattatgaccaaaaagttatattttggaccacatgactttctcccatgactcctctggatcatccaaatggtcctcggcaaacttaagacgggcctggacatgtgctggtttaagcaggggaaccttctgtgccgtgcatgatttcaaaccatgtcGTCTtggtgtattaccaacagtaaccttggaaacggtggtcccagctcttttcaggtcattgaccagctcctcccatgtagttctgggctgatttctcacctttcttaggatcactgagaccccacgaggtgagatcttgcatggagcgccagtccgagggagattgaccgtcttgtttagcttcttcctttttctaatgattgctcgaacagtggacctttttttcaccaagctgcttggcaatgtccccgtagccctttccagccttgtggaggagtacaattttgtctctagtgcctctggacagctctttggtcttggccatgttagtagttgtaTTCTTAATGATTGTatgaggtggacattttaaaggcagaatAACAGGTCTTTTGAGGGTCAgcattctagctgatagacaggtgttcaaatacttatttgcagctgtatcacacaaataaatagttaaaaaatcaaatattgtgatttcagatttttttttagattgtgtttctcacagtggacatgcacctacgatgacaattttagacccctccatgatttccaagtggcagaacttgcaaaatagcagggtggtcaaatgcttattttcctcactgtatatattatatatatgctGTCAGTTAGCAGTGACCTTAGCAAGCAGtgacattaaatatatatttccctCACCAACTGTTAAGTGGCAACTGTTATGTGTAATTAATTAGCAAAATACGTTAAATTATATTCAGTTATGTGTAGTGTAAATAACTTTCTGAAACTGAATAATCCTTGTGTTGTTGCCTTGATTTAAACATTTCAAACTCATGGCGTGAGAGgcacaaaaaaaagaagtaaattCAACACAGTTTATGCATTTTACACTTTAATTCTTTAAATATGTTCTTGCATAAATAATGACTCAATTTTAACAGAAAACTTTCATGCATTCACAAAAATGGAATGTCTAATGAAATATTACAAACATTTACATCTTTACATCACGTTGCACTGGACCATCAAACTACGCATACAGAACAGTTACAAAAACAGTATACAATTAGAAATGCAAAAACAATAACTTAAAAATAACTACACTTTTGTTTGAGCATAATGAGACCCGTTACTGAAAGTAGTGCAAGTGTTATGTTATTATTTTGACCCTTTACTAACAAAAAAGTTTGTGAATGAGAAAATATCTAATATACATTGTGAATGAAtggtgttttattttgttagacATACTAAGAATGAGTGGAAAAGAGGGATGTCTAGCGGCGGAGCCAGATCCAGGAGTTGACCAGCCAGAATGCAACAGTGAGGGAGTACATGACCATTTCCCGCTTGGCTCGCTCTTTATTCTCGTGCTCCAGCAGCTGTAGTCTTCGATTCAGCTTGATGATCTGTTCAGTGAATCAAACACATGATTAATCATGCATGTGATAAGCTGAAGATTAACATAATGTTTTAAGAGATCTCAGAATGTGCCAGGCAGTGATGTCAGAGTGTGGTGAAACCACCTCAGCAGAAGAAGATCAACGCCTACCTCATCACTGCCTGTTTATCCCCGCCCACCGATTCACATAACATAGGCCTAGTGTTAAACTACATCGAGCTACCAAGCAATAAATATGCCGTTTAGGATTACTAAATGTTGTGCAGTGTCTGGGCTCAATATAATGCAACATGTAAAAAACTGTGTTAGTTCTTATGCCTGATCTaaaatgtaatgattcatgtacagtcagatatTCTTTGTCTGTGTCAGTAAACGTCAACTTGCGTTGTTTCTCTTAGGATGAAAATAATCGAATATATAACAGGCATTAAATTCTATAAAGAAAGCGATCAAAGAAAGCTCCCTTTGCAATCATTGGAGTAGAGCGcgctggagctgtcaatcaaacaggaGAGTTTATCAGTGACGCGTTTATCAGTGACTCctgttttattaaacaaatctcTTCACTATATcatgtttgcactgttagtgaAGATAAATGCATTACAGAAATTTAGTTCCAATGACAAAAATCCTGCTTTCATGCGCTCAACATATGTGTGATCGTCTACAATGAtcatcactgcaacctttcatgccacaatcttaatataatgccatagatctaaatataatgcaagACTTTTCACAATTAGTTAACCACAAGAACTGTAATCGTAAAAACGTGCTAAAAGTGAGAGTAATGCTTTTTCAAATGGAAAgacgttagccaatcacagcagtgggcgtttacactgagcTCAGTCAGCGTTCAGCGCAGAAGGCTGAAATCTGGgtaggaaaaatgccttttatttataaattctaaacattttttatttaaaaagcatTCTACCATTAGAAGTGCACACCAGGAAACgtcataaaacaataaaacaatgcagttcatgacccctttaataaagagttaaatctcttttttgggtgatttcatccataaaagaaaatgtgccttataattatgcacactataattatatttataattatcaattaacaattatatatatatatatatatatatatatatatatatatatatatatattcagtggCGGATCATTTCATTTATACAGACTTTGAATGCATTTGAATGCATCACAGCAATTAACACATGCAAAATATGGAAAAAATTACATGTCTGGCTTATGGAGATTTCTATGGACAAGAGTTAAAAGCAGAGGAGTTGGACATTACCTGCCGTCGCAGTGATGCAGCGTCTGTTAAGACAGCATCATCAGTAGTGTTCTCCAGACTAGGATCAAAAGTCACAagagctgtccgacttcacaaaaaagaaaaataacatttgATTAGAAaggtttttttgtctttttttgtcttAAAACAGGCTCAGTGTTACctgttttttgttattgtttttttaccGGCTATTGCCTAAAAAGAGTTAACTGGTTCAAGTGtaagtctttttttatttaaaggagttgttgcaaaatgaacaaataatgatgcaataaaatagcttaaaggtgcagtaagtgatttctgagaaacattctgagaaacactgtttcaactgtttttaatagcctcaggaatcttttgcaggtgtttagagttaattagttgattcagatgattaggttaatagctcgtttagagaacattttcatgatatgcacattttttgagataggaattttgggttttcatgagcagtatgtcaaaatcatcagtattaaaacaataaaatacctgaaatatttcagttggtgtgcaatgaatctaaaatatatgaaagtttattttttatcattacattatgcaaaaaaaaaaaaaagaacttttatcacatatgcacattttttgagaaggacctgtatatgaaCATGACCCCTGacgtaagccatgtcacactgtacaATCTCAGTTGTAATTAATGTCAGACTATACGATAGTCAAGGGGTGCTGAAGATGGACGCacacaagaaaactcg encodes:
- the bpnt2 gene encoding inositol monophosphatase 3, whose product is MAPMGIRLSPLGIAVFCILGVGVIYHLYAGVLSSRFSSFRQKSTVDLRDLLALSMEAAVQGGREVKRIREDNTLEEKSKGNTKEGVSEKLTLGDLNSHRKMFYLVKNTYPYIQVNSEEHANAEGEATLWTRVVPEEILAKIPEGKEVPADKITVWIDPLDATQEYTEDLRKYVTTMVCVAVDGNPVIGVIHKPFTGYTAWGFVGEGSNVAPRASYNTNSPKVIVSRSHSGKVKSFVQAAFGNNTEIIPAGGAGYKVLALLDSTDNEQEMADMYIHVTYIKKWDICAGDAILRSLGGQMTTLKGEQIDYSGSEGNTGGLLASIQTDHKELVKRLPPWE